The Deltaproteobacteria bacterium genome window below encodes:
- a CDS encoding DUF1552 domain-containing protein → MKTPRLPSRRAFLGGSIAAGSALSLFPWLRAAAAPASPRLLLFFTPHGTVWDQWRPTGGETDFALSPILEPLAAHRERMVIVDGVALDVGTEYYIPHTYTMPLLWTGSPIDTSTAEFCREDHGQCFGWNTGVSVDQFIASQLAGPPTPYGSIELGLGCGGLHPATRMIYTAPAMPRSPLDSPELAFSTLFGAINPDQLQAEKDARRRASVLDRVVADFGERRATLSAADQARLDAHGDSIRELELTLTAVCEAPEAPVGVDSQTAIDRQSDLMAAALGCGLSRVGSMQVRIADNDNTLYPWLGLTEGGHHTTSHDSSAGAQATLAGLYRWYAERFAYLLDRLAATPDADGRSVLDNTLVIWGSELGRAWDHDIGNVPFVFAGATDVLRGGRYLSGSPIVHGRVLVSACHAMGLTGVEQYGTLDTGSGPLPGLFV, encoded by the coding sequence ATGAAGACGCCTCGGCTCCCGTCACGTCGCGCCTTCCTGGGCGGTTCGATTGCTGCTGGCAGCGCGCTGTCGCTGTTCCCGTGGCTGCGGGCTGCGGCGGCCCCGGCCTCACCGCGGCTGCTGCTGTTCTTCACCCCCCACGGCACCGTGTGGGACCAATGGCGCCCGACGGGCGGCGAGACCGACTTCGCGTTGTCGCCGATCCTCGAGCCGTTGGCCGCCCATCGCGAGCGCATGGTGATCGTCGACGGCGTCGCGCTCGACGTCGGCACCGAGTACTACATCCCGCACACGTACACGATGCCGCTGCTGTGGACCGGCTCGCCGATCGACACCAGCACGGCGGAGTTCTGCCGCGAAGACCACGGCCAGTGCTTCGGCTGGAACACCGGCGTGTCGGTCGATCAGTTCATCGCGTCGCAGCTCGCGGGCCCGCCGACGCCCTATGGCTCGATCGAGCTCGGGCTGGGCTGCGGCGGTCTGCACCCGGCCACGCGCATGATCTACACCGCGCCCGCGATGCCGCGCAGCCCGCTCGACTCGCCCGAGCTCGCGTTCTCGACGCTGTTCGGGGCCATCAACCCCGACCAGCTCCAGGCCGAGAAGGACGCCCGCCGCCGCGCCAGCGTGCTCGATCGTGTGGTCGCCGACTTCGGTGAGCGCAGGGCGACGCTGTCGGCCGCCGACCAGGCGCGGCTCGACGCGCACGGCGACAGCATCCGCGAGCTCGAGCTCACGCTCACCGCCGTCTGCGAGGCTCCCGAAGCGCCGGTGGGCGTCGACAGCCAGACCGCGATCGATCGCCAGTCCGACCTGATGGCGGCCGCCCTCGGCTGTGGCCTCTCGCGGGTCGGGAGCATGCAGGTCCGCATCGCCGACAACGACAACACGCTGTACCCGTGGCTCGGTCTGACCGAGGGCGGCCACCACACGACGTCGCACGACTCGAGCGCGGGCGCGCAGGCGACCCTCGCGGGCCTCTACCGCTGGTACGCCGAGCGCTTCGCGTACCTGCTCGATCGACTCGCCGCCACGCCCGACGCCGACGGCCGCTCGGTGCTGGACAACACCCTCGTCATCTGGGGCTCCGAGCTCGGTCGCGCGTGGGATCACGACATCGGCAACGTGCCGTTCGTGTTCGCCGGCGCGACCGATGTCCTGCGGGGCGGTCGCTACCTCTCGGGCTCGCCGATCGTGCACGGTCGCGTGCTGGTCTCGGCCTGCCACGCGATGGGGCTGACCGGGGTCGAGCAGTACGGCACGCTCGACACCGGCAGCGGCCCGCTTCCGGGGCTGTTCGTGTGA
- a CDS encoding DUF1592 domain-containing protein produces MGPTRTPSLVIASLVCSCYAGVSGTGADGSTGAATSGVDTTGVDTAGDSTGEPADCSSTQSPGAPVPMRRLTALQVQRSVADILGVTMPLEVDDEKLFTFKSNVSSAVDFAGARGYLDFAEATVLAADRSMCAEPSVACTTWLFDDVGRRLFRRPLSSGERAGYEELFAAGAAEDGGGPEGARWVLEAMLQSPSFLYMDEVARADGYLDDHSIASRLALTLWGANPDAALLDRAAAGELSTPEQVQAEAARLLADPRSVGGLTDFVDQWLRLERLNDPDARPDLEALGAETLAAMRAEPVQLLSLVLAQQGDITTLFTSSETATSPLLAPLYGADLVEAGETTMLDPSHRAGLLTLPGVMAALSHAEGTSPTLRGFNVLANVLCTPPPPPPPGVSVTLPEIGPDATTRERLEAHFSDPSCAGCHAPMDGMGFTFESLDWLGRYREAEHGKPIDDASTFPLDGVDVSVEGPVELAAVLADSGTAPTCIARQWTSYAAGTPDKEATACLIEQLAADAREPDGLRALILGLVASDWYRMAPEIAP; encoded by the coding sequence ATGGGCCCGACACGTACGCCTTCGCTCGTGATCGCGTCGCTCGTCTGCAGCTGTTACGCCGGTGTCTCGGGCACGGGCGCGGACGGGTCCACCGGCGCGGCGACCAGCGGCGTCGACACGACCGGCGTCGACACGGCCGGCGACAGCACCGGCGAGCCCGCGGACTGCAGCTCGACGCAGAGCCCGGGCGCACCGGTGCCGATGCGTCGGCTCACTGCGCTGCAGGTGCAGCGCAGCGTCGCCGACATCCTCGGCGTGACCATGCCGCTCGAGGTCGACGACGAGAAGCTCTTCACCTTCAAGAGCAACGTCTCGAGCGCGGTCGACTTCGCGGGCGCGCGCGGCTATCTCGATTTCGCCGAGGCCACGGTGCTCGCGGCCGATCGCTCGATGTGCGCCGAGCCCAGCGTCGCGTGCACGACGTGGCTCTTCGACGATGTCGGCCGCCGGCTGTTCCGCCGCCCGCTCAGCTCGGGCGAGCGCGCCGGCTACGAGGAGCTGTTCGCCGCGGGCGCAGCCGAGGACGGCGGCGGTCCCGAGGGCGCGCGGTGGGTGCTCGAAGCGATGCTGCAGAGCCCCAGCTTCCTCTACATGGACGAGGTCGCCCGCGCCGACGGCTACCTCGACGATCACAGCATCGCCTCGCGCCTCGCGCTCACCCTGTGGGGCGCGAACCCGGACGCGGCGCTGCTCGATCGCGCGGCGGCCGGCGAGCTGTCGACGCCGGAGCAGGTCCAGGCCGAGGCCGCGCGCTTGCTCGCCGATCCCCGCAGCGTGGGCGGCCTGACCGACTTCGTCGATCAATGGCTGCGACTCGAGCGACTGAACGACCCCGATGCGCGGCCGGACCTCGAGGCCCTCGGTGCCGAGACGCTGGCGGCGATGCGGGCGGAGCCGGTGCAGCTGCTCTCGCTGGTGCTCGCGCAGCAGGGCGACATCACCACGTTGTTCACCAGCAGCGAGACCGCCACGTCGCCATTGCTGGCGCCGCTGTACGGCGCCGACCTCGTCGAGGCCGGCGAGACCACCATGCTCGATCCGAGCCACCGTGCCGGGCTGCTCACGCTGCCTGGCGTCATGGCGGCGCTGTCCCACGCCGAGGGCACGTCGCCGACGCTGCGCGGCTTCAACGTGCTCGCGAACGTGCTGTGCACGCCGCCACCGCCACCTCCGCCCGGGGTCAGCGTGACGCTGCCGGAGATCGGCCCCGACGCGACCACGCGCGAGCGGCTCGAGGCGCACTTCAGCGATCCATCCTGCGCGGGCTGCCACGCGCCGATGGATGGCATGGGCTTCACCTTCGAGAGCCTCGACTGGCTGGGTCGGTACCGCGAGGCCGAGCACGGCAAGCCGATCGACGACGCCAGCACCTTCCCGCTCGACGGTGTCGACGTCTCCGTCGAAGGTCCGGTCGAGCTGGCCGCCGTGCTGGCCGACAGCGGCACGGCTCCGACCTGCATCGCGCGGCAGTGGACCAGCTACGCCGCGGGCACGCCCGACAAGGAAGCGACCGCGTGCCTCATCGAGCAGCTCGCCGCGGACGCGCGCGAGCCCGACGGCCTGCGCGCGTTGATCCTCGGGTTGGTCGCGTCCGACTGGTACCGCATGGCCCCGGAGATCGCACCATGA
- a CDS encoding leucyl/phenylalanyl-tRNA--protein transferase gives MRGPTTAPTSTSLDSSTVTTRVFRLHDALVFPDPALADDDGLLAVGGDLRPERLLLAYGNGIFPWYSEGRPILWWSPAPRFVLLPGELHVGRSLRKAAARRPYRITLDTAFDDVMAHCARAPRPGQFGTWITADMRRAYGELHRLGYAHSVEAWSGDQLVGGLYGVALGRAYFGESMFAHAPDASKLGFVTLVEQLQRWQFELVDCQVHTEHLERFGARMFERVDFQTRLAAALAHPHRPGPWRFDGPEG, from the coding sequence ATGCGCGGCCCGACTACGGCGCCGACGAGTACGTCCCTTGATTCCTCCACGGTGACGACGCGCGTGTTCCGACTCCACGACGCCCTCGTGTTCCCCGACCCCGCGCTCGCCGACGACGACGGCCTGCTCGCGGTCGGCGGCGATCTCCGCCCCGAGCGACTGCTGTTGGCCTACGGCAACGGCATCTTCCCGTGGTACAGCGAGGGTCGCCCGATCCTCTGGTGGTCGCCGGCGCCGCGCTTCGTGCTGTTGCCGGGCGAGCTGCACGTCGGCCGGAGCCTGCGCAAGGCGGCGGCGCGTCGGCCCTACCGCATCACCCTCGACACCGCGTTCGACGACGTGATGGCCCACTGCGCCCGCGCGCCGCGACCGGGCCAGTTCGGCACCTGGATCACCGCCGACATGCGCCGCGCCTACGGCGAGCTGCATCGCCTGGGCTACGCGCACAGCGTCGAGGCGTGGTCCGGCGACCAGCTCGTGGGCGGACTGTACGGTGTCGCGTTGGGCCGCGCGTACTTCGGCGAGAGCATGTTCGCCCACGCGCCCGACGCCTCCAAGCTCGGCTTCGTCACGCTGGTCGAGCAGCTGCAGCGCTGGCAGTTCGAGCTCGTCGACTGCCAGGTCCACACCGAACATCTCGAGCGCTTCGGCGCGCGGATGTTCGAGCGCGTGGACTTCCAGACCCGGCTCGCGGCCGCGCTCGCGCACCCGCATCGACCGGGACCGTGGCGCTTCGACGGGCCCGAGGGCTGA
- a CDS encoding protein kinase, with translation MSSGPQSSSPSDATPVFARAPATPVVATADPEQSPTVALRAGADEDAPTLGVRARAASSGRLARGAMLGRYVLLGPVGSGGLGDVFAAYDPELDRRVAIKVLRAAGELELAAGDAATRMLREGQAMARLRHPNVVVVHDVGCEDDRVFIAMEFVEGGTLRRWLGDAPRSWTEIREVFLQAGQGLIAAHDAGLVHRDFKPANVMIEPGGRVVVLDFGLSRRVDGELADATDGTDVGTASSSLLGRAVTEHGTLMGTPPYMAPELFDGGVASPRSDQFAFCVSLYEALYGRRPFVADTLERHVELVRAGLRSRDRPRREVPPWLHRVVLQGLAPDPEQRLPEMRAMLTALQHDRRRRRRWLTGLAIALPLSSAAVAAAAILLRPEPTAIERDAVAQLADEARAAAALGHYVYPPADDPDAATAFAKVLELEAMTGPVAEDARARAGELRTELADALARLGDTYAARPGGRPFASDFYGAALVFDPGREALREAVELTPGELASLRDRAATRDFSPSELIAAEALSALATDDETARAKRVARVLDRRRGAASTAARLEAVAPAAAPTAPPRAAAAASSAAVVSPPTPAVLAGAPPSAAAPTPTPAAVPSAAPRDPAVARAAVDAGDAALRRGELAEAERSFRRALKQDPGSVGALLGLARVHFNRREFKDMAALAKRAIELSPRSASAHALLGDAHFKMFRYDEARSAYERAVELGSSAAKQGLVRVRAALGEATPP, from the coding sequence ATGTCGAGTGGTCCGCAATCGTCATCACCCTCGGATGCCACGCCGGTGTTCGCACGGGCGCCCGCGACTCCGGTGGTGGCCACGGCCGATCCCGAACAGTCGCCAACCGTCGCGCTGCGGGCCGGAGCCGACGAGGACGCGCCGACGCTCGGCGTGCGTGCGCGCGCGGCCAGCTCCGGTCGCCTGGCCCGTGGTGCGATGCTGGGTCGCTACGTGCTGCTCGGGCCGGTCGGTTCGGGCGGCCTGGGCGACGTGTTCGCGGCCTACGATCCCGAGCTCGATCGGCGGGTCGCGATCAAGGTCTTGCGTGCGGCCGGCGAGCTCGAGCTCGCGGCCGGCGACGCCGCGACGCGGATGCTGCGCGAGGGCCAGGCGATGGCGCGGCTGCGCCACCCCAACGTCGTGGTCGTGCACGACGTCGGCTGCGAGGACGATCGCGTCTTCATCGCGATGGAGTTCGTCGAGGGCGGCACGCTGCGGCGCTGGCTCGGCGACGCGCCGCGCAGCTGGACGGAGATCCGCGAGGTCTTCCTGCAGGCCGGGCAGGGGCTCATCGCGGCCCACGACGCCGGGCTCGTGCACCGCGACTTCAAGCCCGCCAACGTGATGATCGAGCCGGGTGGTCGGGTGGTCGTGCTCGACTTCGGGTTGTCGCGGCGTGTCGACGGCGAGCTCGCGGACGCGACCGACGGCACCGACGTGGGGACCGCGTCGAGCTCGCTGCTCGGTCGCGCGGTGACCGAGCATGGCACGCTGATGGGCACGCCGCCGTACATGGCCCCGGAGCTGTTCGACGGCGGCGTGGCGAGCCCGCGCTCCGACCAGTTCGCGTTCTGCGTGTCGCTGTACGAGGCGCTCTACGGCCGTCGTCCGTTCGTCGCCGACACCCTCGAGCGTCACGTCGAGCTGGTCCGCGCGGGCCTGCGCAGCCGCGACCGCCCGCGCCGCGAGGTCCCGCCGTGGCTGCACCGCGTGGTGTTGCAGGGGCTCGCGCCGGACCCCGAGCAGCGGCTGCCCGAGATGCGCGCGATGCTGACGGCGCTGCAGCACGATCGGCGACGGCGACGGCGCTGGCTGACCGGACTGGCGATCGCGCTGCCGTTGTCGTCGGCCGCGGTCGCGGCCGCAGCGATCCTGCTGCGGCCCGAGCCGACCGCGATCGAGCGCGACGCCGTGGCGCAGCTCGCCGACGAGGCCCGCGCCGCGGCGGCGCTGGGCCACTACGTCTACCCGCCCGCCGACGATCCCGACGCGGCCACCGCGTTCGCCAAGGTGCTCGAGCTCGAGGCCATGACCGGGCCCGTGGCCGAGGACGCGCGCGCGCGTGCGGGTGAGCTGCGCACCGAGCTCGCCGACGCGCTCGCGCGGCTCGGCGACACCTACGCGGCGCGGCCCGGCGGGCGCCCGTTCGCGTCGGACTTCTACGGTGCGGCGCTGGTGTTCGACCCCGGCCGCGAGGCGCTGCGCGAGGCGGTCGAGCTCACCCCCGGTGAGCTCGCGTCGCTGCGCGATCGGGCGGCGACGCGCGACTTCAGCCCGTCGGAGCTGATCGCTGCCGAGGCCTTGAGCGCGCTGGCGACCGACGACGAGACCGCGCGCGCCAAGCGAGTCGCGCGCGTGCTCGATCGTCGTCGGGGTGCGGCGAGCACGGCCGCGCGGCTCGAGGCGGTCGCACCGGCGGCGGCACCCACCGCGCCACCGCGGGCGGCCGCTGCGGCGTCGTCGGCCGCGGTCGTGTCGCCGCCGACACCCGCGGTGCTTGCGGGGGCGCCACCGTCGGCCGCAGCACCGACGCCAACGCCGGCGGCCGTGCCGAGTGCGGCGCCCCGCGACCCCGCGGTCGCCCGCGCCGCGGTCGATGCCGGCGACGCGGCGCTGCGTCGCGGTGAGCTCGCGGAGGCCGAGCGAAGCTTCCGGCGCGCGCTCAAGCAGGATCCCGGCAGTGTGGGCGCACTGCTGGGGCTCGCGCGGGTGCACTTCAACCGTCGCGAGTTCAAGGACATGGCCGCGCTGGCGAAGCGTGCGATCGAGCTGTCGCCGCGCTCGGCCAGCGCGCACGCGTTGCTGGGCGACGCGCACTTCAAGATGTTCCGCTACGACGAGGCCCGCAGCGCCTACGAGCGCGCGGTCGAGCTGGGCTCGAGCGCGGCCAAGCAGGGGTTGGTGCGCGTGCGAGCGGCGCTCGGCGAGGCGACGCCGCCGTGA
- a CDS encoding FHA domain-containing protein: MDDSTTPVAPNRQAAPPRRPALVGRSEPVAALVVTLAGQLEAGREAELGLHLPIEGVSRRHAVFEVDARGEVVVRDLGSTNGTLVDGVPVESTTLRGGELIQLGAAEFEFVRATAAELQQLESIARARAAIAQLSPREREVAALVADGLRSQEIATRLHISLRTVNTHLEHIYERLDVRSRLLLARLLGEAMRSR, translated from the coding sequence GTGGACGACTCGACCACACCCGTCGCGCCCAACCGCCAGGCCGCGCCACCGCGACGCCCGGCGCTGGTCGGTCGCAGCGAGCCGGTCGCGGCGCTGGTGGTGACGCTCGCCGGGCAGCTCGAGGCCGGCCGCGAGGCCGAGCTGGGGCTGCACCTGCCGATCGAGGGGGTTTCGCGGCGCCACGCGGTGTTCGAGGTCGACGCCCGCGGCGAGGTGGTCGTGCGCGATCTCGGCTCCACCAACGGCACGCTGGTGGACGGCGTGCCGGTCGAGTCGACGACACTGCGCGGGGGCGAGCTGATCCAGCTCGGCGCGGCCGAGTTCGAGTTCGTGCGGGCGACCGCCGCCGAACTGCAGCAGCTCGAGTCGATCGCCCGGGCGCGGGCCGCGATCGCCCAGCTCAGCCCCCGCGAGCGCGAGGTCGCGGCACTGGTGGCCGACGGGTTGCGTTCGCAGGAGATCGCGACGCGGCTGCACATCAGCCTGCGCACCGTGAACACCCACCTCGAGCACATCTACGAGCGCCTCGACGTGCGCTCACGTCTGCTGCTCGCGCGGCTGCTCGGCGAGGCCATGCGCAGCCGCTGA
- a CDS encoding right-handed parallel beta-helix repeat-containing protein — MLRRLVPPAIAQLALVPMLAHADTLQVGSDKPYTTIAAAVQAAAPGDVIEIDPGDYVDDIVVIDAGDITLRGVGDARAHVSSTSNIGNGKGIILINAGAQAVTIEHLEFSGATVADNNGAGIRMQGTALVVRDCHFHDNQNGILGGEDATVEIYDSEFDHNGNPGSGQEHNVYIGTATSLVFQGNYSHHAYSGHTLKSRAQVNHILYNRLMDEQDGTSSYLVDLPQGGLSILVGNLIEQGPMAENHGTIVNYKGEGGTNDDLRLFMVNNTIVNDNAAAPGFVVVHVADEVVLRNNLFVGAGTTLQIDGGTSPVVTDEGNLQTDMPGLVDQAGFDYHLADGSPAIDAGVAPGSADGFDLTASLHYLHPAATEPRPAVDAIDIGAYEFGMGPPVGESGSEGGADSGTGDPTDGTGDTAGTGGSASASGGSATAGGSADGSESGSGDGSAGGSDDGDGGGCGCTHRDAPPHAALAGLVLLVGARRRRMRR, encoded by the coding sequence ATGCTGCGCCGCCTCGTGCCGCCCGCGATCGCCCAGCTGGCGCTCGTTCCGATGCTCGCCCACGCCGACACCCTGCAGGTCGGCAGCGACAAGCCCTACACGACCATCGCCGCCGCAGTGCAGGCGGCCGCGCCCGGCGACGTGATCGAGATCGATCCCGGGGACTATGTCGACGACATCGTCGTGATCGACGCCGGCGACATCACCCTGCGCGGGGTCGGAGACGCCCGTGCGCACGTGTCGTCGACCAGCAACATCGGCAACGGCAAGGGCATCATCCTCATCAACGCCGGCGCGCAGGCGGTCACGATCGAGCACCTCGAGTTCTCCGGGGCCACGGTCGCCGACAACAACGGCGCGGGCATTCGCATGCAGGGCACCGCCCTGGTGGTCCGCGACTGCCACTTCCACGACAACCAAAACGGCATCCTCGGTGGCGAGGACGCGACCGTCGAGATCTACGACTCGGAGTTCGACCACAACGGCAACCCCGGCTCCGGCCAGGAACACAACGTGTACATCGGCACCGCGACCTCGCTGGTGTTCCAGGGCAACTACAGCCACCACGCTTACTCGGGGCACACCCTCAAGTCGCGCGCGCAGGTGAACCACATCCTCTACAACCGGCTCATGGACGAGCAGGACGGCACCAGCTCGTACCTCGTCGATCTGCCCCAGGGCGGCCTGTCGATCCTGGTCGGCAACCTGATCGAGCAGGGCCCGATGGCCGAGAACCACGGCACCATCGTCAACTACAAGGGTGAAGGCGGCACCAACGACGACCTGCGGCTCTTCATGGTGAACAACACCATCGTCAACGACAACGCCGCGGCGCCGGGCTTCGTCGTCGTCCACGTGGCCGACGAGGTGGTGCTGCGCAACAACCTCTTCGTCGGCGCGGGCACCACGCTGCAGATCGACGGCGGCACCAGCCCGGTGGTGACCGACGAGGGCAACCTGCAGACCGACATGCCCGGGCTCGTCGACCAAGCCGGCTTCGACTATCACCTCGCCGACGGATCGCCGGCGATCGACGCCGGTGTCGCGCCCGGCAGCGCCGACGGCTTCGATCTCACGGCGTCGCTGCACTACCTCCATCCCGCGGCGACCGAGCCGCGGCCCGCGGTCGACGCGATCGACATCGGCGCCTACGAGTTCGGCATGGGCCCGCCGGTCGGCGAGAGCGGCAGCGAGGGCGGTGCGGACTCCGGCACCGGTGATCCCACCGATGGCACCGGCGACACCGCAGGCACCGGTGGCAGTGCGAGCGCCTCGGGCGGATCTGCCACGGCCGGCGGATCCGCCGATGGCAGCGAGAGCGGATCGGGCGATGGCTCGGCCGGCGGCTCCGACGACGGCGACGGTGGTGGCTGCGGCTGCACCCACCGCGATGCGCCCCCGCACGCCGCGCTCGCGGGGCTGGTGCTGCTCGTGGGCGCTCGGCGCCGACGCATGCGGCGCTGA
- the thiC gene encoding phosphomethylpyrimidine synthase ThiC translates to MTSDSRPGRLRIADPNVRDVQPLPPVSETFPNSTRVSEGELGVPFREISLAGGEPPLRVYDTTGPENPDPRKGLPPRRAAWLEPRLAASDGNVSQMHYARAGVITEEMRFCAIRERVTPEFVRDEVAAGRAIIPANVRHRELEPMIIGKKFLVKVNANIGNSAVGSSIEEEVEKLQWAIRWGADTVMDLSTGKDIHQTREWILRNAPVPIGTVPIYQALEKVKGKVEDLSIDVFMDTLAEQAEQGVDYFTIHAGVLLRYVPLTARRVTGIVSRGGSIMAKWCLHHHRENFLFTEFERICELMKKYDISFSLGDGLRPGSIADANDEAQFAELRTLGQLTEVAWRHDVQVMIEGPGHVPMHKIKENMDLEDELCHEAPFYTLGPLTTDIAPGYDHITSAIGAAMIGSFGCSMLCYVTPKEHLGLPDKHDVREGVITYKIAAHAADLAKGHPGAQDRDNALSKARFEFRWHDQFNLALDPVRAREFHDETLPAEPAKTAHFCSMCGPHFCSMKLTADVRALADEAAVAQGLAEKAAEFRAHGGELYLPAVAGHDPAPAEATD, encoded by the coding sequence ATGACCAGCGACTCGAGACCCGGACGGCTGCGCATCGCCGACCCGAACGTGCGCGACGTGCAACCGCTACCGCCGGTCAGCGAGACCTTCCCGAACTCGACCCGCGTGAGCGAGGGCGAGCTCGGGGTTCCGTTCCGCGAGATCAGCCTCGCCGGTGGCGAGCCGCCGCTGCGGGTCTACGACACCACTGGCCCCGAGAACCCCGATCCGCGCAAGGGCCTGCCACCGCGCCGCGCGGCGTGGCTCGAGCCGCGCCTGGCGGCGTCCGACGGCAACGTCTCGCAGATGCACTACGCGCGCGCGGGTGTCATCACCGAGGAGATGCGCTTCTGTGCGATCCGCGAGCGCGTGACGCCGGAGTTCGTGCGCGACGAGGTCGCGGCCGGTCGCGCGATCATCCCCGCCAACGTGCGACACCGCGAGCTCGAGCCGATGATCATCGGCAAGAAGTTCCTGGTGAAGGTCAACGCCAACATCGGCAACTCCGCGGTCGGCTCGTCGATCGAAGAAGAGGTCGAGAAGCTGCAGTGGGCGATCCGCTGGGGCGCCGACACGGTCATGGACCTGTCGACCGGCAAGGACATCCACCAGACCCGCGAGTGGATCCTGCGCAACGCGCCGGTGCCGATCGGCACGGTGCCGATCTACCAGGCGCTCGAGAAGGTCAAGGGCAAGGTCGAGGACCTCTCGATCGACGTGTTCATGGACACGCTGGCCGAACAGGCCGAGCAGGGCGTGGACTACTTCACCATCCACGCCGGCGTGCTGCTGCGATACGTGCCGCTGACCGCCAGGCGCGTCACCGGCATCGTCTCACGCGGCGGCTCGATCATGGCCAAGTGGTGCCTGCACCACCACCGCGAGAACTTCTTGTTCACCGAGTTCGAGCGCATCTGCGAGCTCATGAAGAAGTACGACATCTCGTTCTCGCTGGGCGACGGCCTGCGACCGGGATCGATCGCCGACGCCAACGACGAGGCCCAGTTCGCCGAGCTGCGCACGCTCGGTCAGCTCACCGAGGTCGCGTGGCGCCACGACGTGCAGGTGATGATCGAGGGCCCCGGCCACGTGCCGATGCACAAGATCAAGGAGAACATGGACCTCGAGGACGAGCTGTGCCACGAGGCACCGTTCTACACGCTCGGGCCCCTCACGACCGACATCGCGCCCGGCTACGATCACATCACCTCGGCGATCGGTGCCGCGATGATCGGCTCGTTCGGCTGCTCGATGCTCTGCTACGTGACGCCCAAGGAGCACCTCGGGCTGCCCGACAAGCACGACGTGCGCGAGGGCGTGATCACGTACAAGATCGCCGCCCACGCCGCCGACCTGGCCAAGGGCCACCCCGGCGCGCAGGACCGCGACAACGCGCTGTCCAAGGCACGCTTCGAGTTCCGCTGGCACGACCAGTTCAACCTCGCGCTCGACCCGGTGCGGGCGCGCGAGTTCCACGACGAGACGCTGCCCGCGGAGCCGGCCAAGACCGCCCACTTCTGCTCGATGTGCGGCCCGCACTTCTGCTCGATGAAGCTCACCGCCGACGTGCGTGCGCTGGCCGACGAGGCCGCGGTCGCACAGGGCCTCGCGGAGAAGGCCGCGGAGTTCCGCGCCCACGGGGGTGAGCTGTACCTGCCGGCCGTCGCCGGCCACGACCCAGCGCCCGCCGAAGCCACCGATTGA